The Erigeron canadensis isolate Cc75 chromosome 4, C_canadensis_v1, whole genome shotgun sequence genome window below encodes:
- the LOC122596616 gene encoding mechanosensitive ion channel protein 10-like encodes MNANGKSTNTGEISMTENKNSGEVVVTISGEEKDLRNARDIPESPHRLSVDSYPENALLMPSPDRPPKIPNPENLTRRKTLARSVYSKPKSRFGEQQTLIDHNMFDDMAENVVQTLNSPVRGPLNRATPRMGGNSPTSSGPAGGVDKDEEIYKKVKSQKTLKFKRVKMKVLLEWVIFLFLVGCLVASLTVKRLKNEMVWSLELWKWVVLITVIICGMLVTNWLMHFIVLLIELNFLLKKKVLYFVHGLKKSVQVCVWFTVVLITWASLFDRQTVKRSKTADKILNYITWTIVALLVGAIMWLLKTLLLKILAASFHVSNFFDRIQESIFLQYVMLTLSGPPVMVRASTRVSRLISFHVKRKGKETKTKEVIDVGKLHKMKREKVSAWTMKMLVDVISSYGLTTFSGVIEESAYDRPSESADNEITNEDEAIAAAYHIFGNVAQPGFTYIKAEDLERFMIKEEVNVVFPMIDVAEKGHIDRKTLTEWVVKVYNGRKALAHALSDTKTAVKQLDKLVTVVLLVISVVVWLLLTETASTKVLVLLSSQLVVAAFIFGNTCKTIFEAIVFVFIMHPFDVGDRCCIDGVQLIVEEMNILTTVFLRYDNEKIYYPNSVLSTKPISNFNRSPDMGDNVEFSIDFTTPFEKIGLLNDKIKEYLERNPQLWYPNHNVVVKEIENVNKIKMALFFTHTMNFQDYGEKVKRRSELVLELKKIFEELKIKCNLLPQDVHLHHPETMAKSP; translated from the exons ATGAATGCAAATGGTAAAAGTACAAACACAGGGGAAATAAGTATGACTGAGAATAAAAATAGTGGTGAAGTTGTGGTAACGATTTCGGGTGAAGAGAAAGATTTGAGAAATGCAAGAGACATTCCTGAATCACCTCATAGGTTATCAGTTGATTCATATCCTGAAAATGCTCTGTTAATGCCAAGCCCTGATAGGCCTCCCAAGATTCCCAATCCCGAAAACCTAACCAGGCGAAAAACACTTGCAAGGTCGGTTTATTCAAAGCCCAAGTCGAGGTTTGGTGAACAACAAACTTTGATTGATCATAATATGTTTGATGACATGGCTGAAAATGTTGTCCAGACGTTGAACTCACCCGTAAGGGGTCCATTGAATAGGGCCACACCTAGAATGGGAGGAAATAGTCCTACATCATCAGGACCAGCAGGGGGAGTTGATAAGGATGAAGAGATTTACAAGAAGGTGAAGTCACAAAAGACTTTGAAATTTAAGAGGGTCAAGATGAAAGTTCTTCTTGAATGGGTAATATTTTTGTTCCTTGTAGGTTGTTTAGTTGCTAGCTTGACGGTTAAGAGATTAAAGAATGAAATGGTTTGGAGCTTGGAGTTATGGAAATGGGTTGTGCTAATAACGGTGATCATCTGTGGTATGCTAGTCACCAACTGGCTTATGCATTTTATCGTGCTGTTGATAGAACTAAATTTCTTGTTGAAAAAGAAGGTGTTATATTTTGTTCACGGGTTAAAGAAGAGTGTTCAAGTATGTGTTTGGTTCACTGTAGTTCTTATTACATGGGCGTCTTTGTTTGATCGCCAAACTGTTAAAAGATCAAAGACTGCAGACAAAATTTTGAATTACATTACTTGGACTATCGTTGCCTTGTTGGTGGGCGCAATCATGTGGCTTTTAAAGACTTTATTGCTAAAGATTCTAGCTGCATCATTCCATGTCAGCAATTTCTTTGATAGAATTCAAGAATCAATCTTTCTGCAGTATGTTATGTTAACCCTCTCAGGGCCTCCTGTTATGGTCAGGGCGAGTACAAGGGTAAGTCGTCTGATCAGTTTCCATGTGAAAAGGAAGGGGAAAGAGACGAAGACCAAAGAGGTGATTGATGTTGGTAAGCTTCATAAAATGAAGCGAGAAAAAGTGTCTGCATGGACTATGAAGATGTTGGTTGATGTGATATCGAGTTATGGGCTCACCACGTTTTCTGGTGTTATCGAAGAAAGTGCATATGACCGACCAAGTGAATCTGCAGACAATGAGATTACCAACGAAGATGAAGCAATTGCTGCTGCTTATCATATTTTTGGAAATGTTGCTCAGCCTGGTTTTAC GTACATTAAAGCTGAAGATTTAGAGAGGTTCATGATCAAGGAGGAGGTTAATGTTGTGTTTCCAATGATTGATGTGGCTGAAAAAGGACATATTGATCGGAAAACTTTAACAGAATGGGTG GTCAAGGTTTACAATGGTCGTAAAGCTTTGGCACACGCTTTAAGCGACACTAAAACAGCCGTAAAGCAATTGGACAAGCTTGTTACGGTAGTTCTGCTTGTGATATCTGTAGTCGTGTGGCTTCTTTTGACAGAAACTGCTTCCACCAAAGTACTTGTTTTACTATCGTCCCAGCTTGTTGTGGCTGCTTTCATATTTGGCAACACTTGCAAGACAATTTTTGAAGCTATCGTGTTTGTTTTCATAATGCATCCATTTGATGTAGGTGATCGTTGTTGCATTGATGGGGTTCAG CTGATCGTTGAAGAGATGAATATATTAACAACGGTTTTCTTGAGATATGATAATGAGAAGATATATTATCCAAATTCGGTCTTGTCAACAAAGCCGATCAGCAATTTCAATAGAAGCCCAGATATGGGTGACAATGTGGAATTCTCTATTGATTTCACAACACCATTTGAGAAGATTGGACTTTTAAATGACAAGATAAAGGA GTATTTGGAGAGGAATCCCCAATTATGGTACCCAAATCACAATGTTGTTGTCAAGGAGATTGAAAATGTAAACAAGATAAAGATGGCCCTCTTTTTTACTCATACGATGAACTTTCAAGACTACGGTGAAAAGGTTAAGAGGAGAAGTGAACTGGTTTTGGAGCTAAAGAAGATCTTTGAAGAGCTGAAGATCAAATGCAATCTCCTTCCACAAGATGTTCATCTGCACCATCCGGAAACAATGGCGAAGTCACCTTAA